The following is a genomic window from bacterium.
AACAATTATTCAACCAGTAAAAAAGATAACTCTTGAAGACCTTTATAAGGAAATTGAAAAAGGAATTATAAAAGAATTAAAAATTATTTTAAAATGTGATACTTCTGGTTCAATTGATGCAATTAAAGAAGCAATAAGCAAGGTTCCCCAAAATGAAGTAGAAATAAATATTCTACATAGTGGAACAGGACAAATTTCTGAGTCAGATGTTTTGCTTGCAGATGCTTCTAATGGTATAGTAATTGGATTTAATGTAGCAATTGAACCAAAAGCAAAGGACCTGGCAAAAAAAGAACATGTTGAAGTAAAAACATACAATATAATTTATGACCTTATAGATGATTTATCAAAATCAATTGAAGGTATGTTAATACCAGAAACAAAAGAAACCCTTACTGGGCAGGCAATTGTAAAAAAGGTTTTTAAAGTTGGAAAAAATTTAGCAGTTGCAGGATGCCTTGTAGTTGATGGAAAAGTAATTATAAATTCAAAAGCAAAAGTTGTTAGAGATGGACAGATTATATATGAGGGTTCACTTGTTAGTTTGAAAAGATTTAAAGAAAGTGTAAGAGAAGTTCCTAAAAATACTGAATGTGGAATTATAGTTTCTGATTTTACCAATTTTAAGGAAGGAGATATAATTCAGTCATATATAGAGGAAGAAGTTCCAAAAAATTTAACAAAAGAAAGAAAATGAGCGAGTGTATTTTTTGTCAAATTATAAAAGGGCAAATTCCAGCAGAAAAGGTCTATGAAGATGATGATTGTATAGGAATAAAGGATGTAAATCCACAGGCACCTGTTCATATTTTAGTAATACCTAAAAAACACATTGATAAGTTATACAATTTAGAAGATGAAAAATTACTTGGTAAAATGTTAATTGTTTGTTCAAAAGTTGCAGAAATGTTTAGTATAAAAGAAAATGGATACAGAATTGTTATAAATACTAATAAGTTTGCTGGACAAAGTGTTGAGCATTTACATTACCATTTAATGGGTGGCAGAATAATGAATTGGCCACCTGGTTGATAAATAGTAAATTAAAAATGGAAAATGTAAAATTCAAAATTATAACTTAAAATTTAAAAAGTTTTTATCTTTTGCAATTTTCAATTTTACACTTTATTTTTACGCTTTACATTTTACATTATTAAAACATTGTGCTTTGCTAAAAAACTTTTTTAATATTTTTATAATATGACAAAAGAAATTAGAATAAAAAATGTAAAAATAGGTGGAGAAAATATTTTTTGTTTAATAGGTGGACCATGCATTATTGAAAACGAAGAAATTGTTTTCCAAACAGCAGAGACACTTAAAAATATATGTGAAAAACATCAAATCCCGTTTATATTCAAAGCATCTTTTGACAAAGCAAATAGAACATCAATAAACTCATATAGAGGACCTGGAATTGAAAAAGGACTTGAAATTTTAAATAATGTAAAAGAAAAACTTAATATCCCGATAACAACAGATGTTCATTGTATAGAGCAAATAGAAAAAGTTGCAAAAGTTGTGAACCTTTTACAAATTCCTGCATTTCTTTCAAGACAGACGGACCTTATAATTGAGGCAGGAAAAACAGGTAAACCAGTAAATATCAAAAAAGGGCAATTTCTTGCTCCTTGGGATATTAAAAATATAATTGAAAAATTTGAATCAACAGGAAACAAAAACCTTTTAATAACAGAAAGAGGTGTCTGTTTTGGATATAACAATCTTGTAGTTGATTTCACAGGTATTCCAATTATGAGGTGCCTTGGATATCCTGTTATTTTTGATGCCACTCATAGTGTTCAAAAACCAGGTGGAATGGGAAAAAAATCAGGAGGAAATAGAGAGCTTGTTCCATATCTTGCAAAGGCAGCCATTGCAGTTGGAGTAGATGGTATATTTATGGAAATTCATCCTGAACCAGAAAAGGCACTATCGGATGGACCAAATATGTTAAAATTAGAGGATGTTGAAGAACTTTTGATAATTTTAAAAAATATTTATTATGCAATAAAAAAATGAGTAATTATATTCTCCGAATGACCTGGTCTGTATGACCTGGCGTAAAGAAAATTTACTTTATAAGAAATGTATTGTAATATTATAAGAGGAGAAGAAAATGAGTGAATTAAAAATAGAGGAAAGAATTAAAAAATTGCCGTTATATCTTCAAAAAGAAGTGGAGGATTTTATCAGTTTTCTGTTAGAAAAGCACCAAAAAATATCAGGGAAGAAATCACTCAGGACTGGGCTGATGCATTAAAACAATACCGTTCCAAGTACACTTCATTGGAACTTCAAAAAGAATCATTAAAGTGGAGAGGGGATTGATTAATGTACCTTGTTGATACTAATGTATGGTTAGAACGACTTCTTGACCAGAAAGAATTACCAGCAGTTAAAAATTTTTTAAATAAAATATCTTCTGAACTTCTTTTTATAATGGACTTTTATTTTCACTCAATTTCTCTAATTATGATTAAACTTGGACAACGAATAGGGAAATTCAATTTAGATTTTGATGATACATATCAATATGTATCTGCTGAAAAGTACGGTCTAACTCTTGTAAGTTTTGATAGTGATTTTGACAGTACTAAACCAGAGGAAATTATAAATATATAGCAGGTATAATTTTGGTATTAAGGAAAACCATTGAGATTGATTAAGGAAAGTAGCAAGTGTAAATGAAAGGTACAGAGACACAAAGTGAAAACCAAAAGATAAAATTCCCCCTCACCTCCATCCTCTCCCCTGTGGGGAGAGGCAGAAAGAGAGAGGGATATTTCCTGCTCCCTTGGAGGAGAAAGCTCGCCCGTAGAGCTACGGGCGAGGGTGGAAATGAGGGGAAACTTTTCTCTCTGCTCTACACTTAAATATGAACAGGTTTTATTAATAATTTACTAAAAAAATGAGTAAAAAAGAAATAATAGAATTTGGGAAAAGAATTATTGAAATTGAATGTCAGAATCTGGAAAGAGTAAAAGAGAATTTAGGAGATAGTTTTGCTGAGGCAGTTGAAACATTGAAATCATTAGAAGGGAAAGTTGTAATAACAGGAATGGGGAAAAGTGGTATTATTGGAAGAAAAATAGTTGGGACATTTGCATCAATCGGAATTTCTTCCATATTTCTTCACCCAGGTGATGCTGTTCATGGTGACCTTGGAGTTGTTTCTAAAAATGATGTAGTTCTTTTAATTTCAAATAGTGGAGAAACAGATGAACTAATTAGAATTGTCCCATCAATTAAAAAAATTGGTGCAAAAATTATATCAATAACTGCTACAACAAAATCAACACTTGGACAATATAGCGATATAGTAATTGAAACAGGAGAAATAACAGAAGCAGATAATTTTGGAATAATTCCATCTTCAAGTACAACCACTGCTCTTGTAATAGGAGATGCATTATCTTTAACTATTATGAACATAAAAAATATTAAAAAGCAGGACTTTGCATTTTTTCATCCAGCAGGGAATCTCGGAAAAAGGTTAATGTTAAGGGTTAAAGATATTATGCAAACAGGAGAAAATATTCCAATAGTTGATGAGAACAGGACACTTATTGATGGTATAAAAGAAATAAATAGAAAAAATTTGGGCTTTACACTTGCAATTAACAAAAATAACTGTTTAACAGGTATAATAACCGATGGAGATATAAGAAGATTACTTGCAAAAGACATAGATATTACGAAATTAAAAATTAAAGAGGTAATGATTAAAAACCCAAAAACAATTGATGAAGATATTCTGGCTGTAAAAGCAATGGAAATTATGGAAAAGTACGAAATTACGGCACTACCAATAGTTGATGAAAATAAAAAGATAAAAGGAGTGGTTCATTTACATGACCTTTTAGGAAAGAAGGAATTTGGAATTGAGTATTAAAAATATAAAAATTTTTATATCTGATGTTGATGGCGTAATGACAGATGGAGGGTTATTTTATATAAATGATTGCCTTTACAGAAAATTTAATGTAAAGGATGGTATTGGGATAAAAATGCTAAAAATTGTGGGAATAGAGATAGCAATTTTGAGCAGTAATGTTTCAGTTCAAACAAAAAATAGGTTTCTATCACTTGGGGTAAATTTGTATTTTGAAGGAATAAAAGAAAAAGATAAATTTATTGAAGGCTTTTTAAAGGAAAATAATTTACAGTGGGACAATGTATGTTATATGGGTGATGACTTACAGGATATAAAACCTATAAGAAAAGCATCTTTTTCAATATGTCCTTCTGATGCAGTTGAAGAAATTAAAGAAATAGTTAATTATGTTTGCAAAAGAAAGGGCGGAGAAGGTGCTTTTAGAGAAGGTGTTGAAAAACTTACAAAAAAAATAGGAAAATGGGAAAAAATAAAAAAAGAATATTTATTATAACAGTTTTGGCATTTTTTTGTATTTTAATTTTACCAGGGTGTAATAGAAAACAGGTAGAAAATAAAAAGATTGATGAAAGTCAATTAAAAAAATTTTCTTTTAAACAATTTTCTGAAAATTTTAATTTAACAATAATTGGAGAAGGAGCAGAAATAAATGAAAAAGATATAAAAGTAAATAGTCCATCTTTTTATATAAAAGGTGAGACAGACATTATAGAAATAAAAACAGGAAAAGAAGGAACTGCTGAGATAACAATACAGCCAGAAAACAAACAAATTCAAAATGTAGTTTTTACTGGAAATATAAAAATTACGCAAAAAGATAAAGTAAGCGGGAAAATAATAATGGAAGCAGAATGCGGTAAATTAACATATAATGATATGGCTAAAGAAATGATTATGGAAATTTCACCTGTAATAAAAAGAGAAAACAATATTTTTTCTGGAGAAAAAATTTATTACTTTTTAGAAAAGAACACTTTACAAATAAAAGGAAATGTAAATGTTAAAATTATTCCTGAAAAATAGTTTTATTTTTTGGTTTCTTATAAGTGGAATTTTTTGTTCTGCTGAAAATATTACTATAGGAAAATATAACAATTGTTCATCAGATGAAGTTAAAAAAGCACCTTATTCTGGAAACATATATATTAAAGAATCTCAAAATAAATATATAATTTTAGATATTGATGAATATCTTTCTGGTGTTCTTTCAGGAGAAATTGGTGAGGATTTCCCTTATGAAGCACTTAAAGCGCAGGCAGTTGTTTCAAGGACATATTTACTTTTCACATCAAAAAAAAATAAACAAAATGGGCTTTCCTATGATATAGAGAACTCAATTTATAACCAGGTCTATAAAGTATGTAATAGTCAAAAAATAAGAAATGCAGTTGATGAGACAAAGGACGAGATTTTAACTTTTAATGGAGAAATTGTAGAAGTCTTTTTTCATGCCTGTTGTGGAGGCAAAACTACTTCACCCTCATCTGTTTGGGGAGGAAATTATAATGGTAGTATAAATGGTATAATAGATGATTATTGTAAAGGAACACCATATTATTCATGGGAAAAGAAATATAGTAGCGATTATTTATCCGATATTTTCGGATTATATAATATAGATAAAATTGAAATTGTAGAAAAAGATGCATCTGGAAGAGTAAAAAATTTGAATTTAATTACAAAGGGTGGTAGAGTAATACAATTATCCGGACATAAATTTAGATTACAAATAAATTCAGCAACGAATGTATACTTTGAAAATCCATTACTTCTTCCGAGTACCATGTTTGATGTTGAAAAAAAAGATAATGATTTTATTTTTAGAGGGTATGGATATGGTCATGGAGTTGGACTATGTCAGTGGGGAGCAAAAAAGATGGCAGAAAGTGGAAAAAATTACAGAGAAATATTAAAATTCTTTTTTTCAGATATGGAAATCATATCATTGGGAGGGGGAGAAAATGAAAATTAATATACATTCAAATATAGAATTAGATGATAAATTTCAAGAGTACTTAAATAAAAAAGTTGAAAAATTAGAAAAGTTTATTTTTGATGAAGGTAATGCAGATATTTATATAAAAAAAGATGGTCCATTTTATATTTCTGAAATTGATATAAAAACAAAAAAGCATACTATTTTCTTGAAAGAAAAAGAGAAAAATATATCTAAATGTATAGACTTTCTAATTGACAAAACAAAAAGAAAATTGGCACAATTACACGATATAGTTATTGACAGAAGCAAAAAATAAGGTCATATTAAAAGAATCCAAAAGGAGGAGAAAAAATGAAAATAACTGATTTTCTTGATAAAAGATGTGTTATAATCGGAATGAGAAGTAGAACAAAAAAAGAAGCAATAAAAGAACTACTTACAAAATTGAAAGAAAATGGATTTATTAAGGATGAAAAAGAAATACTTGAAACAGTTATGGAAAGAGAAAAATTAGGCTCAACAGGAATAGGACAGGGAATTGCTGTCCCTCATGCTAAAAGTGACCAGATTGAAAATCTTGTTGCTGCCCTTGGTATTTCAAAAACAGGAATTGATTTCAATTCCTTAGATGGAGAACAAGTCAACATTGTCTTTCTCGTTCTTGCTCCCACTAAATCTGTTGGACTGCATCTTAAAGCACTTGCAAAGATTGCAAGATTGTTAAAAGACAGGGTCTTCAGAAATGCTTTGAAAGATGCTCAATCCCCAGAAGAAATAATTGATTTAATAAAAGAAGATGAACAAAAACTTAATAATGTAGGATAAAATTTTCTTCCTGTTATAAAAATTTTTATAAGGACTTGAAATATATGGAAAAATTAAAAGGAATTGGTGTCTTTTCCGATATAGTATTTGGGAAAGGCTTTGTCTGGAAAAATTTTTTTCTTTTGTCTCAGGAATACAAAATTCCCAAAAAAGATATTAAAGAAGAAATAAATAAATTGGATGAAGCAATTAAAAAAACAATTGAAGAAATTACTGCATTAAAAAAAAACTTAGAAGAAAGTATAGGAAAAGAATATGCAGATATATTCAACTTTCATCTTTCTATTCTTCAAGATAAAAATTTAAGAGATGAAACTGTAAAAATAATAAAAGAAGAACAACTTAATGTTGAAAGTTCTCTAAAAAAAGTAATTTTTAAATTAGGTGAAATATTTGGAAAAAGTGAAAAGGACTTTCTTAAAGATAGAAGAAGGGATATTCTTGATGTTGTTGAAAAAATTGTTTCAAATTTAAAAGATATACCCTCTATGAAAGTTATTGGCGAAGGAGAAATAATTGTTGCAGATGACTTATCACCATCTCAAATTGTAGCTCTCAACAGAAAACTTGTAAAAGGTATTGTTACTGACATAGGAAGTGAAACATCCCATATTGCAATTATGGTAAGGGCACTTGAAATTCCATCTGTTATTGGTGTAGGAGAAGCAACTAAAGTAATAAAAACAGGTGATGGACTAATTGTGGATGGGGAAGAAGGAATAGTTATAGTGAACCCAACCAACCAGGTAATAAATGAGTATAAAAAGAAAAAAGAGGAATTGAAGAAGAAAAGGAAAAAAATATCACTTTTAAAAAATTTAAAATGTAAAACAAAAGATAGAAAAGAAATAAAATTATTCGCTAATATTGCATTTCCTGAAGAAATCATTGTAGCAGAAAAAAATGGATATGATGGAATCGGTCTTTATAGAACAGAATATCTTTATATCAATAGAAAAAATTTACCGGATGAAGAAGAGCAATTTTATGCCTATAAAAATATTGCAGAAAGAGTTAAAAATAAACCAGTAATAATAAGAACAATAGATATAGGAGGAGATAAAATTCTTCCAGGTATCTTTGAAAAAAAAGAAACAAACCCATTTTTAGGGTGGAGAGGAATAAGATTTTGTTTGGACAGAAGAGATATATTTGAAACACAAATAAAAGCAATTTTGCGTGCTTCGGTTTATGGAGAAATTAAAATTATGTTTCCAATGGTTGCAACATTAGAAGAAGTAATTGAGGGGAAAAAAGTAATAGAAGATGTGAAAAAGAAATTAAAAAGAGAAAATAAAAAATTTAAAGAAATAGAATTAGGAACAATGATTGAAATACCATCTGCTGCTTTAATTTCTGATAAACTTGCAAAAGAAGTGGATTTTTTCTCTATTGGTTCTAATGACCTTATTCAATTTACTCTTGCAGTTGATAGGTTAAATGAAAAAATTACTCATCTTTATCAGCCCTGCCACCCATCTGTTTTAAAAATGGTTAAATTAACAATTGAAAATGCAGAGAAAAACAAAATTCAAGTAGGAATATGCGGTGAAATGGCTTCCATACCTGATATCGCCTGTCTACTCGTTGGTATGGGAATTGATGAATTAAGTATGGCTCCTATTTCAATACCACTGGTAAAAGAAAAACTTATAAATAAAAAATATCAGGACTTAAAGGAAATATCAGAAGAGGTTTTTAAATTTAATACAAATAATGAAATTATAAATTTCTTAAAAGAGGAATTAAAATAAGGGGGAAAACAAAAAATGATTGAAAAAGAGATAAAGAAAATTGATAAATCAAATATGCGTGATTTACTTATAAAATTTGGAGAGCATTGTATAAGTGGATATTCTCTTCTTCCCTCATTTATTCCTGAAAACATAAAATTTAACAAAATTATTTATTGCGGGATGGGCGGTTCTGCTATAAGTGGTGATATATTAAAATTTATTGTTGAAAAACATTCTCATATTCCTTTTGCAATAAGTAGAGATTACGATATACCTTCTTTTGCTGATAATGAAACAATTGTATTTATAACAAGTTATTCTGGAAATACAGAAGAAACTATTTCCACTTTTACACAGGCAATTGAAAAAAAAGCAAATACTTTTATTATTTCAAGCAATGGGGAATTAGAAAAATTATCAGTGGAAAAAAATTTACCATTTATAAAAATTCCTTCTGGGATGCCTCCAAGATGTGCTTTTGGATATTTGTTTTTTGCATCTTACAGAATATTACAACAATTTGGTCTCCTTCCAGAAATTGAGAAAAAACTTTTTCAAAAAATTGATGAAATTGTCAAATCATTTTCAGAGACAGAGAATAATTATGCTATTACCATAGCAAAAAAAATCCATAATAAAGTTCCTATTCTCTATTCGGATAATTTTATATTTGGATGCCTTTTGAGATGGAAAACACAAATTGCTGAGAATTCAAAAGCATTTTCATTTATAAATGTTTTCCCTGAAATGAATCATAATGAGATTATGTCTTTTCATTTTCCAGTGTGGTTCTTAAAGAAAATTATATGTTTATTTTTCATACATAATGAAGAAAATAATAGAACTAAAAAAAGATTTGAAATAACAGAAAAAATAATACAGGGAAAAGGAATTGAGACATTAAAAGTTGAAGGAAAAGGTAATTCACTTATAGAAAAAATGCTTTATTTTGTAATTCTTGGTGATTGGGTAAGTTATTATCTTTCTCTTTTAAATAAAATAGACCCAACTGAAATAAAAGAAATAATATATTTAAAAGACCAATTAAAAGGAGGAAAGTTTGAGTAAAACATTTTTATTTACATCTGAATCAGTAACCGAAGGACATCCGGATAAAATATGTGACCAGGTATCTGATACAATACTTGATGAGGTATTAAGTCAGGATAAAAATGGAAGGGTCGCATGTGAAACACTTACAACAAGAGGATTAATTTTTGTTGCAGGAGAAATTTCAACAAGGGGTTATGTTGAAATTCCATTTCTGGTAAAAAATATTCTTAAAGATATTGGTTATATAGAACCATCTTTTGGTTTTTACTATGATTCAATTGGAATTATAACTTCCATTCAAGAACAATCTCCCAATATAGCAATTGGTGTTAATAAAGGAGGAGCAGGAGACCAGGGAATGATGTTTGGATATGCAACAAATGAAACTCCTGAATTGATGCCTCTTCCAATAATTCTTGCTCATAAACTTACAAAACGGCTTGCAGAAGTGAGAAAGAAGAAGATTGTTGATTATTTAAGACCTGATGGAAAATCACAGGTAACTATTAAATATGAAAATGAAATACCAAAAACAGTTGAATGTGTTGTTTTATCTGCTCAACACAATCCTGAAATTTCTCATAAAAAGATAGTAGATGACTTAACTGAAACTGTTATAAATGATATAATACCTAATGAAATTCGCAGTAAGAAAACGAAAATTTTTATAAATCCAACAGGTATTTTTTCAATAGGTGGACCTATTGCTGATACTGGTGTAACTGGAAGAAAAATTATAGTTGATACTTATGGTGGAGTTGGCAGTCATGGAGGAGGATGTTTCTCAGGGAAAGACCCGACAAAAGTTGATAGGTCTGCTTCTTATTGTGCGAGATACCTTGCAAAAAATATAGTCGCAAGTGGTATTGCCAAAAGATGTGAAATACAACTTGCCTATGTAATTGGTTTAAAACAACCTGTCTCAATAATGGTAAATACATACAATACAGGAATTATCCCAGAAGAAAAAATATCAAAAATTATTAGAGAAAATTTCGACCTATCTCCTGCTGGTATTATCAAAAAATTTGACTTATTAAGACCAATTTATAGAAAAACAGCGTGTTATGGACACTTTGGAAGAGAAGAGAAAGAATTTAAATGGGAATATATAGATAGTGTTGATATGTTTAAAAAAAGTGCTTAGACAACTTATGTTGACTGAAAGTAGCGGTAGTAAGAATAAATTTAAAATTGAAAGTGTAAAAGTTAAAATTACAACATAAAATTTAAAACTTTCGTTTTTGTATTCTATCCGATAAAAAGTTCACCATACAACATGGCAAATCTGACATAGTTCCTGGCGCACATTACGGACCTGTCCGCTTTCTTTTTGGAGAATATTGAAACACTTTGTGACTATGTGCTTAAATAAGCATTGCTTATGAATATTTATATTTAAAAAGGAGACCTGATGGAATATTCAATAAAAGATATTGGTCTTTCAGAAACTGGGGAAAAAAGAGTTAATTGGGCTTACAATGAAATGAAAGTTATTTCCCTTTTAAGAAAGGAATTTTTAGGAAAAAATGCTTTTGCTGGAACAAAAATTGGGTGTTGTCTTCATATAACATCAGAGACAGCAAATCTTGTTATAAATTTCAAAAAAGCAGGAGGTGATGTATATCTATGTGCATCAAATCCATTAAGTACTCAGGATGATGTTGCAGCATATTTAGTAAAAGAAGAGAAAATACCTGTCTTTGGGAAAAAGGGAGAAAATGAAAAAGAATATTATGAAAACATAAAAAAAGTTATGGAAAAAAATCTCAATCTTGTTGTTGATGATGGAGGAGACCTTATTACTGCCCTTCACAGAAGTCCTGACTATGCTAAAAATATAATTGGAGCAACTGAAGAGACAACAACAGGAGTTATACGACTAAAAAATATGGCAAAAAAGGGAATATTAAAATTCCCTGTTATTGCAGTAAATGATGCAAAAACAAAGCATTTTTTTGATAACAGATATGGAACCGGGCAATCAACAATTGATGGTATTTTAAGAAGTACAAATATACTTCTTGCAGGGAAAATTGCTGTTGTTTGTGGATATGGATGGTGCGGAAGAGGTATTGCAAAAAGGTTTGCTGGAATGGGCGCAAAAGTTATAATATGTGAGGTGAACCCATTAACCGCATTAGAAGCAACAATGGATGGTTTTTTTGTTATGCCAATATCAAAAGCAGCAGAAATAGGAGATATTTTTATAACAGCAACAGGAAATAGTAGTGTAATTACAATAAAAGAAATAATGAAAATGAAGGATGGAGCAATTCTTGGAAATTCTGGACATTTCAATGTAGAAATAGATGTAAAAGAACTTGAAAAAATAGGGAAAAAAATAAGAATAAGAGAACAATTAGACCAGTACACTCTCCCGAATGGAAAAAAAATTTATTTATTAGGAGAAGGACGGCTCTTAAATCTTGCATGTGCAGAAGGACATCCTTCATCAGTTATGGATATGAGTTTTGCCAATCAATTCCTTTCTCACCTGTACCTAAAAACGCATCCTAACTTAAAACCAGATGTTTATGATGTCCCTGAGGAAATTGATAAAAAAATTGCTGAATTGAAATTAAAATCACTTAATATAAAAATTGATAAATTAACCAGAGAACAAAAAGAATATCTTAATTCATGGAAAACAGGAACATAAAGAATTAATTTTTATGGAAAAAATAAAAAGAGTTGGAGTAACAGGTATATTTGGCTCTGGAAAATCAACAGTAACTTCAATTTTTAAAAAATATGGGATAGAAGTTATTTCCTGTGATGAGATAGTACATTTTCTTCTTGAAAAAGAAAATATAAAAAAGAAACTCATCAAAATTTTCGGAAAAGAAATAGTTAAAGATGGGAAAATTGATAGAAAAAAAATAAGTGATATAATTTTTAAAAATAAACTCAAAAAAAAAGAACTTGAAAATTTAATTCACCCACTCGTCTTTAAGGAAATAGATAAAAAAATAAAAAGAGATATTGACAAAATAAAAAAGAAAGGTATAATAATCGTAGAAATTCCTCTTTTATTTGAAACAAAATCAGAAAAAAAGTTTGATTTTATTTTAGTTGTGAGTGCATCTCCTGAAATAATCAAAGAAAGACTAAAAGAAAAATTTAGTAGTAAAGAAGTCGAATTAAGATGGAGAAATCAGATTCCTCTAATATATAAAGAAAAAAATGCAAACTTTGTTATTGATAATTCTGGAACAATTAGTCAAACCGAAAAAATTGTTAAAGAAATAATTAAAAAAATCATATCACAATAAAATTATAAATGAAAATTTCTCTTATTTTTCTTCAATTATCCATGAAAAATAAAAAGTTAAGAAAAAAACTAATTAAAATTTGGCAATATTCCAACAAATATGGGGAGGAAAAATGGATCAAAAAGAAATAAATGTTTCAAATCTTATTACATTGACAATCCCAAAACTTCAAAAGATAGCAAAAGAAATGGGAATTAATGGAATAAGTGGACTGAAAAAAGATGAATTGGTGTACAAAATAATGGAAACACAAATAAACAAAAATGGAGTTTTATTTGGAGAGGGAGTTCTTGAGATTTTACCAGATGGTTTTGGTTTTTTAAGGATGCCAAGTTACAATTATCTTCCAGGTCCTGATGATATTTATGTCTCCCCATCTCAAATAAAAAAATTTGGACTTAAAACAGGTGATAATGTTTCAGGACAAATAAGACCACCAAAAGATAGCGAAAAATATTTTGCACTTTTAAAAGTTGAAATGGTAAATGGTCAACCGACTGAAAAACTACAAAGTAGAATTCCCTTTGAAGAACTAACTCCTATACATCCCAATAAAAGGTTTATACTTGAAACAACTTCTGATGAAATTACAACAAGAGTAATTGATTTAGTTACTCCGATTGGTAAAGGACAAAGAGGTCTTATTGTTTCTCCACCTCGTGCTGGAAAAACAGTAATTCTGCAAAAAATAGCAAATGCAATCGCTGAAAATAACCCAGAAGTAGTTCTTATTGTTTTGCTTGTTGCAGAAAGGCCAGAAGAAGTTACAGAAATGAGACGTCTTGTAAAGGGAGAAGTTATAAGTGCCACTTTTGATGAAGCACCTGAAAGGCATATACAGGTATCGGAAATTGCCTTAGAAAAAGCGAAACGACTTGTTGAACATAAAAATGATGTTGTAATACTTCTTGACAGTATTACACGACTTGCAAGAGCATATAATGTTTTAGTTCCACATAGTGGAAAAATCATGACAGGTGGTCTTGAATCAACTGCACTTGATAAACCAAAACGATTTTTTGGTGCTGCAAGAAACATAGAAGAAGGCGGAAGCTTAACAATAATTGGAACTGCCCTGATTGACACAGGAAGCAAAATGGATGATGTTATTTTTGAGGAATTTAA
Proteins encoded in this region:
- a CDS encoding SpoIID/LytB domain-containing protein, producing the protein MLKLFLKNSFIFWFLISGIFCSAENITIGKYNNCSSDEVKKAPYSGNIYIKESQNKYIILDIDEYLSGVLSGEIGEDFPYEALKAQAVVSRTYLLFTSKKNKQNGLSYDIENSIYNQVYKVCNSQKIRNAVDETKDEILTFNGEIVEVFFHACCGGKTTSPSSVWGGNYNGSINGIIDDYCKGTPYYSWEKKYSSDYLSDIFGLYNIDKIEIVEKDASGRVKNLNLITKGGRVIQLSGHKFRLQINSATNVYFENPLLLPSTMFDVEKKDNDFIFRGYGYGHGVGLCQWGAKKMAESGKNYREILKFFFSDMEIISLGGGENEN
- a CDS encoding KpsF/GutQ family sugar-phosphate isomerase, with protein sequence MSKKEIIEFGKRIIEIECQNLERVKENLGDSFAEAVETLKSLEGKVVITGMGKSGIIGRKIVGTFASIGISSIFLHPGDAVHGDLGVVSKNDVVLLISNSGETDELIRIVPSIKKIGAKIISITATTKSTLGQYSDIVIETGEITEADNFGIIPSSSTTTALVIGDALSLTIMNIKNIKKQDFAFFHPAGNLGKRLMLRVKDIMQTGENIPIVDENRTLIDGIKEINRKNLGFTLAINKNNCLTGIITDGDIRRLLAKDIDITKLKIKEVMIKNPKTIDEDILAVKAMEIMEKYEITALPIVDENKKIKGVVHLHDLLGKKEFGIEY
- a CDS encoding histidine triad nucleotide-binding protein encodes the protein MSECIFCQIIKGQIPAEKVYEDDDCIGIKDVNPQAPVHILVIPKKHIDKLYNLEDEKLLGKMLIVCSKVAEMFSIKENGYRIVINTNKFAGQSVEHLHYHLMGGRIMNWPPG
- a CDS encoding HPF/RaiA family ribosome-associated protein; protein product: MKINIHSNIELDDKFQEYLNKKVEKLEKFIFDEGNADIYIKKDGPFYISEIDIKTKKHTIFLKEKEKNISKCIDFLIDKTKRKLAQLHDIVIDRSKK
- a CDS encoding DUF2281 domain-containing protein — encoded protein: MSELKIEERIKKLPLYLQKEVEDFISFLLEKHQKISGKKSLRTGLMH
- a CDS encoding HAD hydrolase family protein is translated as MSIKNIKIFISDVDGVMTDGGLFYINDCLYRKFNVKDGIGIKMLKIVGIEIAILSSNVSVQTKNRFLSLGVNLYFEGIKEKDKFIEGFLKENNLQWDNVCYMGDDLQDIKPIRKASFSICPSDAVEEIKEIVNYVCKRKGGEGAFREGVEKLTKKIGKWEKIKKEYLL
- a CDS encoding PTS sugar transporter subunit IIA, with translation MKITDFLDKRCVIIGMRSRTKKEAIKELLTKLKENGFIKDEKEILETVMEREKLGSTGIGQGIAVPHAKSDQIENLVAALGISKTGIDFNSLDGEQVNIVFLVLAPTKSVGLHLKALAKIARLLKDRVFRNALKDAQSPEEIIDLIKEDEQKLNNVG
- the kdsA gene encoding 3-deoxy-8-phosphooctulonate synthase — its product is MTKEIRIKNVKIGGENIFCLIGGPCIIENEEIVFQTAETLKNICEKHQIPFIFKASFDKANRTSINSYRGPGIEKGLEILNNVKEKLNIPITTDVHCIEQIEKVAKVVNLLQIPAFLSRQTDLIIEAGKTGKPVNIKKGQFLAPWDIKNIIEKFESTGNKNLLITERGVCFGYNNLVVDFTGIPIMRCLGYPVIFDATHSVQKPGGMGKKSGGNRELVPYLAKAAIAVGVDGIFMEIHPEPEKALSDGPNMLKLEDVEELLIILKNIYYAIKK